Proteins from a genomic interval of Beijerinckia indica subsp. indica ATCC 9039:
- a CDS encoding lipopolysaccharide assembly protein LapA domain-containing protein, protein MAKILRLLIFIPLGITGFALAIANRQLVTVSFDPFNGGDIPGPSVTAPLFIVLLLALMVGAILGGVATWFEQGKHRRAVRNARAEILRLREKQDRSLV, encoded by the coding sequence ATGGCAAAAATCCTGCGTTTGCTGATCTTCATTCCCTTGGGCATTACCGGCTTCGCGCTTGCCATCGCCAATCGCCAATTGGTGACCGTATCCTTCGACCCTTTCAATGGCGGCGATATCCCTGGCCCCTCGGTGACGGCGCCCCTGTTCATCGTCTTGTTGCTGGCCCTGATGGTGGGCGCGATTCTTGGCGGGGTCGCAACCTGGTTCGAGCAAGGCAAGCACCGGCGCGCTGTCAGGAATGCGCGAGCAGAAATCTTGCGTCTTCGGGAAAAGCAGGACCGTTCACTGGTTTAG
- a CDS encoding integration host factor subunit beta: protein MIKSELVQRIADRNPHLYLRDVEKIVNAILDEITRALSRGDRVELRGFGAFSVKRRDARLGRNPRTGAHVPVEEKSVPFFKTGKEMRERLNEGYLAE, encoded by the coding sequence ATGATTAAATCGGAGCTCGTGCAGCGCATTGCTGATCGCAATCCGCATCTTTATTTGCGCGATGTTGAGAAAATCGTGAATGCGATTCTCGACGAGATCACCCGTGCGCTCTCGCGTGGGGACCGAGTCGAATTGCGTGGTTTTGGGGCTTTTTCTGTCAAACGGCGCGATGCGCGGCTCGGCCGAAACCCCCGCACCGGCGCGCATGTTCCTGTCGAGGAAAAATCGGTTCCCTTCTTCAAGACCGGCAAGGAAATGCGTGAGAGGCTCAACGAAGGCTATCTTGCTGAATAA
- the sppA gene encoding signal peptide peptidase SppA, with protein sequence MPLSSFSDYMVERRLLRRKLSFWRIATMALVLAGIASLAYVSLGFRSGQQRAHIARLSISGLITGDRDTLRLIKRVEDSSAQAVLVSIESPGGTTTGAERIYEALRRLSRKKPTAAVVGTMAASGGYIAALGTDQIVAQGNSLVGSIGVLFQYPNVARLLDTLGVKVEEVKSSPLKASPNGFEPTTPEARAALVSLINDSYSWFKGLVKERRGMDDAQLANVSDGRVFTGRQGIPLHLVDRLGGEQEAIAWLEQQKGVGKNLPVRDWKHERGLGRWGIISLAAGLAEKLGLASLALVLNGESPFAGSPLLDGLVSIWQVDAGSN encoded by the coding sequence ATGCCTCTTTCTTCTTTCTCGGACTATATGGTCGAGCGCCGTTTGCTGCGCCGCAAACTGTCCTTCTGGCGAATCGCCACCATGGCCCTCGTTCTGGCGGGGATCGCCAGCTTGGCCTATGTTTCGCTCGGCTTCCGGTCAGGCCAGCAACGGGCGCATATTGCACGGCTCTCGATTTCCGGCCTTATTACCGGTGACCGGGATACACTCCGGCTGATCAAAAGGGTTGAGGATTCGTCCGCTCAAGCCGTACTCGTTTCGATCGAAAGTCCCGGTGGCACCACGACGGGAGCCGAACGGATCTACGAGGCCTTGCGGCGGCTCTCCAGGAAAAAACCGACGGCGGCGGTTGTTGGCACGATGGCGGCCTCGGGGGGCTATATTGCCGCGCTCGGGACCGATCAGATCGTCGCACAAGGCAATTCCCTTGTCGGCTCGATCGGTGTCTTGTTCCAATATCCGAATGTTGCCAGGCTCCTCGATACGCTGGGGGTCAAGGTTGAGGAGGTGAAATCCTCGCCGCTTAAGGCTTCGCCCAATGGATTCGAGCCGACCACGCCGGAGGCTCGCGCGGCCCTCGTTTCGCTCATCAATGACAGCTATAGCTGGTTCAAGGGGCTCGTGAAGGAGCGCCGCGGCATGGATGATGCTCAATTGGCTAATGTTTCCGATGGACGGGTGTTTACCGGACGGCAAGGGATACCTTTGCATCTCGTCGATCGGTTAGGGGGCGAGCAAGAAGCCATAGCTTGGCTGGAGCAGCAAAAGGGGGTTGGCAAAAACCTGCCGGTGCGTGACTGGAAACACGAGCGCGGCCTCGGACGATGGGGGATCATCAGTCTGGCGGCTGGCCTTGCTGAAAAGCTTGGTCTGGCCAGTCTGGCGCTTGTTCTGAATGGGGAAAGTCCCTTCGCTGGCTCGCCTTTGCTTGACGGTTTGGTATCGATTTGGCAAGTTGACGCAGGTTCAAATTGA
- a CDS encoding RNA pyrophosphohydrolase, whose protein sequence is MDFGHYRPCVGIMLVNQEGLVFIGRRRGKKLPEHLRSGHEWQMPQGGIDEGEEPYHAALRELREETNVSSASLLAELPIWLSYDLPPDLSKRSWKGRFQGQTQKWFALRFDGQESEINIETPDGGHKPEFDAWRWENIDRLADLIIPFKRAVYEQVVENFRPLIKLP, encoded by the coding sequence ATGGATTTCGGACATTATCGCCCTTGCGTCGGAATCATGCTTGTGAATCAGGAAGGGCTTGTTTTCATCGGCCGTCGGCGCGGCAAGAAGCTTCCTGAACATCTGCGGTCGGGGCATGAATGGCAAATGCCGCAAGGCGGAATTGATGAGGGCGAAGAGCCTTATCACGCGGCCTTGCGCGAATTGCGGGAAGAGACCAATGTTTCCTCCGCGTCACTGCTCGCCGAATTGCCTATATGGCTGAGCTATGATCTGCCGCCTGACCTCTCCAAGCGTTCCTGGAAAGGACGGTTTCAGGGCCAAACGCAGAAATGGTTCGCGCTGCGTTTCGATGGTCAGGAAAGCGAAATCAATATCGAAACGCCGGATGGCGGGCATAAGCCCGAATTCGATGCCTGGCGTTGGGAAAATATTGATCGTCTGGCCGATCTCATCATTCCCTTCAAGCGCGCGGTCTATGAGCAGGTCGTGGAAAATTTCCGCCCTTTAATCAAACTCCCATAA
- a CDS encoding S41 family peptidase, producing MRKVTLVMLGAFLGASIATLDHQVWLSPEGAARAAASDTYRNLNLFGDVFEKIRSDYVEKPDEQKLVEAAINGMLTSLDPHSTYMDAKSFRDMQVQTHGEFGGLGIEVTQEDGLIKVVTPIDDTPAAKAGILAGDIITAIDNESVQGLSLNQAVDKMRGAPNTNVILKILRGEKKDPQDIKLTRAMIQIKSVRYHKEGDDIGYIRITQFNEQTTDGVREAIQKFLSEIPADKFKGYILDLRNNPGGLLDQSIGVANAFLDHGEIVSTRGRNAEETMRYNARPNDISKGKPIIVLINGGSASASEIVAGALQDHKRATLIGTRSFGKGSVQTIIPLGQNGAVRLTTARYYTPSGRSIQAKGIDPDIQVLEDVPDELKGKDDLKGEASLKGHLKNGDDEKTGSQAYVPPDPKNDKQLIAAEEMLRGVYKASNNVPPPAPAATAKVPN from the coding sequence ATGCGCAAGGTTACCCTGGTTATGCTCGGCGCCTTTCTGGGGGCGTCCATCGCTACCCTTGATCATCAGGTGTGGTTGTCGCCCGAAGGCGCGGCGCGCGCCGCCGCTTCAGATACCTATCGCAATCTCAATCTCTTCGGCGATGTTTTTGAGAAGATCCGCTCCGATTATGTCGAAAAGCCAGACGAGCAGAAACTCGTTGAGGCGGCCATCAATGGCATGCTGACCTCGCTTGATCCGCATTCTACTTATATGGACGCCAAAAGCTTCCGCGACATGCAGGTGCAGACCCATGGCGAGTTCGGTGGGCTCGGCATCGAAGTCACGCAGGAAGATGGTCTGATCAAGGTCGTCACGCCGATCGACGATACGCCGGCAGCCAAGGCCGGCATTCTCGCCGGCGATATCATCACTGCGATCGATAATGAAAGCGTCCAGGGCCTGAGTCTCAATCAGGCGGTCGATAAGATGCGTGGCGCGCCCAATACGAATGTGATCTTGAAAATCCTGCGCGGCGAAAAGAAAGATCCGCAGGATATCAAGCTGACACGCGCCATGATCCAGATCAAATCGGTGCGCTACCACAAGGAAGGCGACGATATCGGCTATATCCGCATCACCCAGTTCAATGAACAGACCACTGATGGGGTGCGCGAGGCCATTCAGAAATTCCTGTCGGAAATCCCGGCCGATAAGTTCAAGGGTTATATTCTCGATCTGCGCAATAATCCGGGTGGTCTGCTCGATCAGTCGATCGGCGTCGCCAATGCCTTCCTCGATCACGGTGAGATCGTCTCGACGCGCGGCCGCAATGCCGAGGAGACGATGCGCTATAATGCGCGGCCCAACGATATTTCCAAGGGCAAGCCGATCATCGTCCTGATCAATGGTGGCTCGGCTTCGGCGTCGGAAATCGTGGCTGGCGCGTTGCAGGATCACAAGCGGGCGACCTTGATCGGGACGCGGTCTTTCGGCAAGGGATCGGTGCAGACGATCATTCCGCTCGGTCAGAACGGCGCCGTCCGACTGACCACGGCGCGTTATTACACGCCCTCCGGACGCTCGATTCAGGCCAAGGGAATCGATCCTGATATTCAGGTGCTCGAGGATGTGCCGGACGAGCTCAAGGGCAAGGATGATTTGAAGGGTGAAGCCTCGCTCAAGGGGCACCTGAAGAATGGCGACGATGAAAAGACCGGGTCGCAGGCCTATGTCCCGCCCGATCCCAAGAATGACAAGCAACTGATCGCGGCCGAAGAAATGCTGCGCGGCGTCTATAAGGCATCGAATAACGTGCCTCCCCCTGCGCCCGCCGCAACCGCGAAGGTTCCGAATTAA
- a CDS encoding murein hydrolase activator EnvC family protein, with protein MWEAIIPGFSIRVEGLPPIVTAATALGLGLALIGHGLAQNASSQETKNADVKAHDLATHKLELRGMQDTLEQSQAQRQKIEAEIASLKADRTKLAAALVETTQNVSGLEEKIAETERRLDTLTASEESIRNSLEGRRKTLSEVLAALQRMGRRAPPALLAAPQDILEAIRTSMLLGAVLPEMRSEAAALVSDLSELVRLRQSISADRDSLNADRARMREERLRLENLIAARQTGLSDAEQALGAERERAAELARQAGNLKDLITRMETEVAAAARGAEAARQADEAQKARAAAGTVSAAAPFKDPARLAPARAFADTKGFLPLPVAGNLLRGYGASDGLGGIEKGLLLATRPEAIVGAPCDGWVAYAGPYRTYGQLLIVNAGQGYYIILAGMERINVNVGQFILAGEAVAVMGDGTAKTAASVAIAAPQPILYVEFRKDGVAIDPGPWWMKPELQKVRG; from the coding sequence TTGTGGGAGGCGATCATTCCCGGTTTTTCGATCCGCGTGGAGGGCCTGCCGCCAATTGTGACGGCGGCAACGGCTTTGGGGCTTGGCTTGGCCTTGATCGGCCACGGGCTGGCGCAAAATGCCTCCAGCCAGGAGACCAAGAACGCCGATGTTAAGGCGCATGATCTCGCGACGCATAAGCTCGAATTGCGCGGCATGCAGGATACGCTGGAGCAATCCCAGGCGCAGCGGCAGAAGATCGAGGCGGAAATCGCTTCTCTGAAGGCTGATCGCACGAAACTCGCCGCCGCTTTGGTGGAGACCACGCAGAATGTCTCTGGCCTCGAAGAGAAGATCGCCGAGACGGAACGCCGGCTCGACACTCTGACCGCGAGCGAGGAGAGCATTCGAAACTCCCTCGAGGGGCGGCGCAAGACGCTTTCGGAGGTTCTGGCGGCTTTGCAGCGCATGGGACGCCGCGCGCCGCCAGCCTTGCTTGCCGCGCCTCAGGATATTCTGGAAGCCATCCGCACCTCGATGCTGCTCGGCGCGGTCTTGCCGGAAATGCGTTCGGAGGCCGCGGCTCTGGTGAGCGATCTCTCTGAACTGGTCCGCTTGCGCCAGTCGATTTCAGCGGATCGTGACAGCCTGAATGCCGACCGCGCCCGCATGCGCGAGGAACGCCTGCGACTCGAAAATCTGATCGCCGCGCGCCAGACCGGTTTGAGTGACGCGGAACAAGCCTTGGGCGCCGAGCGGGAACGCGCCGCCGAGCTGGCGCGTCAGGCGGGCAATCTGAAAGATTTGATCACCCGCATGGAGACAGAAGTGGCGGCGGCGGCGCGCGGCGCCGAAGCGGCGCGTCAGGCCGACGAGGCGCAAAAGGCGCGCGCTGCGGCCGGCACGGTTTCCGCCGCCGCGCCCTTCAAGGATCCCGCGCGACTCGCGCCCGCCCGCGCCTTTGCCGATACGAAAGGGTTTCTCCCTCTGCCGGTGGCCGGCAATCTGCTGCGTGGCTATGGCGCTTCGGATGGTCTTGGCGGCATCGAAAAGGGTCTCCTGCTTGCGACCCGTCCGGAAGCGATCGTCGGCGCGCCTTGCGATGGCTGGGTCGCTTATGCCGGGCCTTATCGAACTTATGGCCAACTCTTGATCGTCAACGCAGGGCAGGGATATTATATTATCCTTGCCGGCATGGAACGTATTAACGTAAATGTAGGGCAGTTCATTCTGGCTGGCGAAGCCGTTGCCGTTATGGGCGATGGAACAGCCAAGACCGCCGCCTCGGTCGCTATCGCCGCGCCACAACCCATCCTCTATGTCGAATTCCGAAAGGATGGAGTGGCTATTGATCCTGGTCCATGGTGGATGAAACCGGAATTGCAGAAGGTTCGCGGATAA